Proteins encoded within one genomic window of Nordella sp. HKS 07:
- a CDS encoding ABC transporter permease yields MSDVAESREQTWLNKLFASQSFWVSVALAILYIGMALYEPNAFGTVENFANMTRNFAPFGIMAIGMTVVIITGGIDLSIGSIMGLVAIVAGLFLTWEYPWYVAFGAGLAAGLICGAVSGFFVAYVGMSSFVVTLGMMAIARSLAIVISGNQMLYKFGPDAPIVKAIGQWRWPLHTADSWLPTWIPQLSSHFWTMVVFALAAGFAFNFTAWGRHLFAIGGNEQAARLTGVPVDRIKFLAYVFSAFTASIASLLILGYSGSAINALGQSYELRVIAATVIGGANLMGGAGTAFGAVIGSALLEVIRNALLMAGIDSNWQGAFVGAFIILAVLLGMQSGGKSLIAATFEKILPRKHR; encoded by the coding sequence ATCTCTGATGTCGCCGAGAGCCGCGAGCAGACCTGGCTGAACAAGCTCTTCGCCAGCCAGTCCTTCTGGGTCTCGGTGGCGCTCGCTATCCTTTACATCGGCATGGCGCTCTACGAGCCCAACGCCTTCGGCACGGTCGAGAACTTCGCCAACATGACCCGCAATTTCGCGCCCTTCGGCATTATGGCGATCGGCATGACGGTGGTCATCATCACCGGCGGCATCGATCTCTCGATCGGCTCGATCATGGGCCTCGTCGCCATCGTCGCCGGGCTTTTCCTCACCTGGGAGTATCCCTGGTACGTCGCCTTCGGCGCCGGCCTCGCCGCCGGTCTGATCTGCGGCGCCGTAAGCGGCTTCTTCGTGGCCTATGTCGGCATGTCCTCCTTTGTGGTGACGCTCGGCATGATGGCGATCGCGCGCTCGCTGGCGATCGTAATTTCCGGCAACCAGATGCTCTACAAATTCGGTCCCGACGCCCCGATCGTGAAGGCGATCGGCCAATGGCGCTGGCCCTTGCATACCGCCGACAGCTGGCTGCCCACCTGGATCCCGCAGCTGTCCTCGCATTTCTGGACCATGGTCGTCTTCGCGCTGGCAGCCGGCTTCGCTTTCAATTTCACGGCCTGGGGCCGCCACCTCTTCGCCATCGGCGGCAATGAGCAGGCAGCCCGCCTCACCGGCGTGCCCGTAGATCGCATCAAGTTCCTCGCTTATGTTTTTTCTGCCTTCACCGCCTCCATCGCCTCGCTCCTGATCCTCGGCTATAGTGGCTCGGCCATCAACGCGCTCGGCCAGTCCTATGAGTTGCGCGTCATCGCCGCCACCGTCATCGGCGGGGCCAATCTGATGGGTGGTGCGGGCACGGCCTTCGGCGCGGTGATCGGCTCGGCCCTGCTCGAAGTCATCCGCAACGCGCTTCTCATGGCGGGCATCGATTCCAATTGGCAAGGAGCCTTTGTCGGCGCCTTCATCATTCTCGCGGTTCTTCTCGGCATGCAAAGCGGCGGCAAATCCCTGATCGCCGCCACGTTTGAGAAAATTCTGCCCCGGAAGCACCGCTAG
- a CDS encoding substrate-binding domain-containing protein, producing the protein MLKYLTGTAIIAGLLAVGAAGAMAQQKLTFALVPKNMNNPFFDQARDGCKKAESESNGAFECMYIGPGEHGGGEEQVQIVQDLVAKKVDGIAVSPSNAAAMAVALQAAKEAGIPVFTWDSDVLPENKDLRIAYVGTKNYDIGVNLAKIVQQLKPKGGTICIQSGGAAAANHNERMQGIRDTLSGKKSAASPGDPLKGENGWTEAPGCPLYTDDDFPRSVQQLEDTLGKLPDLDAFVPTGGFPQFIPDAYRATVTKYKDRIDSGKLALVVADTLPVQMELMKEGLSKGQVGQRPFEMGYKTMMFFKDMKDGKGNPTDPTYTGLDVCTPDTADTCIGK; encoded by the coding sequence ATGTTGAAATACCTGACTGGTACGGCGATCATCGCCGGACTTCTCGCTGTCGGCGCCGCAGGCGCCATGGCGCAACAGAAACTCACTTTCGCGCTGGTGCCAAAGAACATGAACAACCCGTTCTTCGATCAGGCGCGCGACGGCTGCAAGAAGGCCGAGTCCGAATCGAACGGCGCCTTCGAATGCATGTATATCGGCCCCGGCGAGCATGGCGGCGGCGAAGAGCAGGTGCAGATCGTGCAGGATCTCGTTGCCAAGAAGGTCGACGGCATTGCCGTGTCGCCCTCCAACGCGGCGGCCATGGCCGTTGCGCTGCAGGCGGCGAAGGAAGCCGGAATTCCGGTGTTCACCTGGGACTCCGATGTGCTGCCCGAGAACAAGGACCTGCGCATCGCCTATGTCGGCACCAAGAACTACGATATCGGCGTCAATCTGGCGAAGATCGTGCAGCAGCTGAAGCCCAAGGGTGGCACGATCTGCATCCAGTCGGGTGGTGCGGCCGCCGCAAATCACAATGAACGCATGCAGGGTATCCGCGACACGCTCTCCGGCAAGAAGTCGGCGGCGTCGCCCGGCGATCCGCTCAAGGGTGAGAATGGCTGGACCGAGGCGCCGGGCTGCCCGCTCTATACGGACGATGACTTCCCGCGCTCGGTGCAGCAGCTCGAGGACACGCTCGGCAAGCTTCCCGACCTCGACGCCTTCGTGCCGACCGGCGGCTTCCCGCAATTCATCCCCGACGCCTATCGAGCGACCGTCACCAAATACAAGGACCGTATCGATTCAGGCAAGCTGGCGCTGGTCGTCGCCGACACGCTTCCCGTTCAGATGGAGCTGATGAAGGAAGGCCTGTCCAAGGGCCAGGTCGGTCAGCGGCCTTTCGAGATGGGTTACAAGACCATGATGTTCTTCAAGGATATGAAGGACGGCAAGGGCAATCCGACCGACCCGACCTATACCGGCCTCGATGTCTGCACGCCGGACACCGCCGACACCTGCATCGGCAAATAA
- a CDS encoding SDR family oxidoreductase, protein MTDRFSLQGRVALVTGASRGLGFAMAEALSEHGAKVILNARDEVSLRAAADRLKAGHLAFDVTDPKQCHEALANIVANHGKLDILVNNAGIQHRRPLIDWEDADFDRVVAVNLSACFRLARDAARLMLPNKYGRIINTGSVAAILGRPTIHAYAAAKAGLHGLTRSMAAEIGRHGVTVNAIAPGYFATELNTALLEDKAFTQWVESRTPAGRWAKPSELGGAVVFLASDAASYVNGHVLAVDGGLSVSL, encoded by the coding sequence ATGACCGATCGTTTTTCCCTCCAAGGCCGCGTGGCGCTGGTGACCGGCGCTTCGCGCGGGCTCGGCTTCGCTATGGCCGAGGCCCTGAGCGAGCATGGCGCCAAAGTCATCCTCAATGCGCGCGATGAGGTCTCCTTGCGTGCGGCGGCGGACCGGCTGAAAGCGGGACATCTCGCTTTCGATGTGACGGACCCAAAGCAATGCCATGAGGCACTGGCGAACATCGTCGCCAACCACGGCAAGCTCGACATCCTCGTCAACAATGCCGGCATCCAGCACCGCCGCCCGCTGATCGACTGGGAGGATGCCGATTTCGACCGCGTCGTCGCCGTCAATCTCTCCGCCTGCTTCAGGCTCGCGCGCGATGCGGCACGGCTCATGCTGCCCAATAAATATGGGCGCATCATCAATACCGGATCGGTGGCGGCGATCCTCGGCCGCCCGACCATCCATGCCTATGCCGCGGCCAAGGCCGGTCTCCATGGCCTCACCCGTTCGATGGCCGCCGAGATCGGCCGGCACGGCGTCACGGTGAATGCCATCGCGCCCGGCTATTTCGCGACCGAGTTGAACACCGCTCTCCTCGAGGACAAGGCCTTCACCCAATGGGTCGAGAGCCGCACCCCGGCGGGACGCTGGGCCAAGCCCTCGGAGCTTGGCGGCGCGGTCGTGTTCCTCGCCTCCGACGCCGCCTCCTATGTGAACGGCCATGTTCTGGCCGTCGATGGCGGACTGTCGGTCAGTCTCTAG
- a CDS encoding GNAT family N-acetyltransferase, with product MSLSRPPLPEGYSAVPPGHVANVATFLEMTAPPAHRPPHIFAPELALKPWRDPDLAAYRTLFKTIGEEWLWYSRLMMADEKLAEILKHPDIGLYRLFRGEAVAGLLEIDFRTAGECELTFFGLVPAEIGKGAGRFLMSEAIRLAWAKPIKRFWVHTCSFDHPAALSFYRRSGFTPYQTAIEIHPDPRLTGHMPREAAPQIPIIET from the coding sequence ATGTCGCTCTCTCGTCCGCCCCTGCCCGAAGGCTATTCGGCCGTTCCGCCCGGTCACGTCGCCAATGTGGCGACCTTCCTCGAAATGACGGCGCCGCCGGCACACCGGCCGCCGCATATCTTCGCACCGGAGCTTGCTCTCAAGCCCTGGCGCGATCCCGATCTCGCCGCTTACCGCACGCTCTTCAAGACCATCGGCGAGGAATGGCTATGGTATTCGCGCCTGATGATGGCGGATGAGAAGCTCGCCGAAATCCTCAAGCATCCCGATATCGGGCTCTATCGCCTCTTCCGCGGCGAAGCCGTCGCGGGTCTCCTCGAGATCGACTTCCGCACTGCCGGCGAATGTGAACTGACCTTCTTCGGCCTGGTGCCGGCGGAGATCGGCAAGGGTGCCGGCCGCTTCCTGATGTCGGAAGCCATAAGACTTGCCTGGGCCAAACCGATCAAGCGCTTCTGGGTGCACACGTGCAGCTTTGATCACCCAGCCGCCCTTTCCTTCTATCGCCGTTCGGGCTTCACGCCCTATCAGACGGCGATCGAAATCCATCCCGATCCGCGCCTGACCGGCCACATGCCGCGCGAGGCGGCGCCGCAGATCCCGATCATAGAAACATAG
- a CDS encoding carbohydrate ABC transporter permease has translation MSRAVTASRFPIAGRIGSVAFTIALALMTIGPVIWLFSVSVKSKSEYAASPFGVPTSLRFDNYLFILTNSEFLRFAWNSLLVTSSSVFIILVLSTLAAYALARLDFAGNRLLFVAYLFGEVIPLFLILLPLYVLLANTGLGGTLLSLILAYTAASLGISILVLRSYFRSIPTEIEDAARIDGCNTLLVIWHVIIPLTRPGIVVVAVFNTFNLWNEYLLAAFLLPSQKLFTLPPGLAASFVAQYATNWPAMAAGILLSAIPLIVIFVFAQDKIVEGFSFGSK, from the coding sequence ATGAGCCGAGCAGTCACGGCTAGCAGGTTCCCGATCGCTGGCCGTATCGGGAGTGTCGCGTTCACGATTGCGCTTGCGCTGATGACCATCGGGCCGGTCATTTGGCTTTTCTCTGTCTCCGTGAAGAGCAAAAGCGAGTACGCAGCTTCTCCATTCGGCGTTCCGACTTCGCTCAGATTTGACAATTATCTATTCATCCTCACCAACTCTGAATTCCTTCGCTTTGCGTGGAACAGCTTGCTCGTAACCTCCAGCTCAGTGTTCATCATTCTCGTATTGTCGACTCTTGCTGCTTACGCGCTTGCGCGGCTTGATTTTGCGGGAAATCGCCTGCTTTTTGTTGCGTATCTGTTTGGTGAAGTTATCCCGCTCTTCCTGATCCTGCTGCCCCTTTACGTGCTGCTTGCGAATACCGGTCTCGGGGGGACGCTCCTCTCGCTCATTCTCGCCTATACTGCTGCCAGTCTCGGGATATCAATCTTAGTGTTGAGAAGCTATTTCCGGTCAATTCCCACCGAAATCGAAGATGCGGCTCGGATCGATGGCTGCAACACGTTATTGGTGATCTGGCATGTCATTATCCCTCTCACGAGGCCGGGCATTGTTGTAGTCGCGGTCTTCAATACATTCAATCTTTGGAATGAGTATTTGCTCGCGGCATTCCTCTTGCCGAGCCAGAAGTTGTTCACTTTGCCCCCGGGCTTAGCTGCAAGCTTTGTGGCTCAGTATGCAACCAATTGGCCAGCGATGGCAGCGGGCATTTTGCTTTCAGCAATTCCGCTGATTGTTATATTCGTGTTCGCGCAGGACAAGATCGTCGAAGGCTTTTCGTTTGGTTCGAAATGA
- a CDS encoding carbohydrate ABC transporter permease has protein sequence MIGLGTGRGRDLGRQQFVAAALLNLPALGVLAFFFLLPAAISLWFSVRDWNGLTDPTFIGLQNFRELLHSARFWHAFWINVALAGFTLITQVPLAFFVALILFKRRHQTKLLRSLVLFPQVLSIGAASLLWLMIYHPTRGLLNNALTFILPIDVKIAWLGSSYTALGAVIFATNWYYFGLHTLIFMAGMSGIPREYYEVLRLSTNRLRDELIHVTLPLLREQFLVSFVLVIAGSFGHVLGFVSILTNGGPAGSTELLGLYAIEMGFRAGRFGLASAITVVILAVVLSIVIWPIVRIARTRLEYA, from the coding sequence TTGATTGGTTTAGGAACCGGTCGCGGGAGGGACCTTGGAAGGCAGCAATTTGTTGCGGCCGCGCTTTTGAATCTGCCGGCGCTTGGTGTCCTCGCCTTTTTCTTTCTGCTTCCGGCGGCAATAAGCCTGTGGTTTTCTGTCCGCGATTGGAACGGCCTTACCGATCCAACCTTCATAGGACTACAAAATTTCCGAGAGCTTTTACATTCCGCGCGATTTTGGCACGCGTTTTGGATCAACGTGGCTCTGGCCGGTTTCACTTTGATTACTCAAGTACCCCTCGCATTTTTTGTGGCCCTGATTCTCTTTAAGCGCCGTCACCAAACGAAATTGCTACGCTCGCTTGTGTTGTTTCCGCAAGTTTTGTCAATCGGTGCAGCCAGCCTGCTATGGCTTATGATCTACCATCCGACGAGAGGCCTCCTGAACAACGCTCTCACTTTCATCCTGCCGATAGACGTAAAAATCGCCTGGCTCGGCTCATCTTACACAGCCTTGGGTGCCGTGATTTTCGCTACCAACTGGTACTATTTCGGTCTACACACTTTAATTTTCATGGCCGGGATGTCTGGGATTCCTCGAGAATACTACGAGGTCCTCAGATTGAGTACGAACCGCCTTCGTGACGAGCTAATTCATGTAACGCTTCCCCTTTTGCGAGAGCAGTTTTTGGTATCATTTGTGCTCGTCATTGCCGGATCGTTCGGCCACGTGCTCGGCTTTGTATCTATCCTTACGAACGGAGGGCCAGCCGGTAGCACCGAGTTGCTCGGTCTTTACGCCATTGAAATGGGATTTCGAGCCGGACGGTTCGGTCTTGCGAGTGCAATCACCGTCGTGATTCTTGCCGTCGTGCTGTCGATCGTTATTTGGCCCATCGTGCGAATTGCGCGAACTAGGCTCGAATACGCATGA
- a CDS encoding extracellular solute-binding protein, which translates to MRLDRNSILWATTKAIVVAVTVLLAIAREPAVSKADPIDIVMWNNPVSESYTKFWKNYVDEFTKSHPDIHINYEEFDTETMKTKVRAALLAGTEPDIWFFNPGEFTTINHRQGKIRGLNDILPVSDYTKGGRSACGDGDEMICIPLYLAPSGFYYNKALFAKAGVDPSSWSDPGRPTLTEFNAAVDRLLAANIQPIAMANSAKWPFMFFYWAAQNRYGGTKALSDAIFGQNGGSFKDQSFVKAGHFLQDLVKRSAFGTGFNGMAESEIYSQFSQGNAAMIYMGPWAVSITGEQAPSGFEYDLFDFPSIEGGDPDSQGDMMAGVDALFVSSSTKHPKEVGEFLSGFSSPGIARQFMIETDSISTINGVLEDVVKSGKANAKIARLAEQLAKAKHTYQWWDWALPPAPAEEMLNLSQPLGELSVTPEEAAARIEKAARP; encoded by the coding sequence ATGAGACTTGATCGAAATAGCATCCTGTGGGCCACAACGAAGGCTATAGTAGTGGCTGTGACCGTATTGCTTGCGATCGCGCGCGAACCGGCAGTTTCGAAAGCGGATCCAATCGATATTGTCATGTGGAACAACCCGGTCTCAGAATCCTATACGAAGTTCTGGAAGAACTATGTCGACGAGTTCACAAAGTCGCACCCCGACATCCACATCAATTATGAGGAATTCGATACGGAGACTATGAAAACCAAAGTCCGCGCCGCTCTCCTTGCGGGCACCGAGCCGGACATTTGGTTTTTCAATCCTGGCGAGTTTACGACGATCAATCATCGCCAAGGAAAGATTCGCGGCCTCAACGATATTCTCCCGGTTTCTGACTACACCAAGGGCGGTAGGTCCGCGTGCGGCGATGGCGACGAAATGATCTGCATACCGCTCTACCTCGCCCCGAGTGGTTTCTACTACAACAAAGCCCTATTCGCGAAGGCGGGCGTGGATCCCAGTTCTTGGTCTGACCCAGGCCGTCCAACGCTCACGGAGTTCAATGCAGCTGTTGACCGCCTCCTCGCGGCCAACATTCAACCCATAGCGATGGCGAACTCGGCAAAATGGCCTTTTATGTTTTTCTATTGGGCGGCGCAAAACCGCTACGGCGGAACCAAGGCACTCAGTGACGCGATTTTTGGCCAGAATGGCGGATCTTTCAAAGATCAGAGCTTTGTCAAGGCGGGACACTTTCTTCAGGACCTTGTCAAGCGATCTGCGTTCGGTACTGGTTTCAATGGAATGGCCGAATCTGAGATTTATTCGCAATTCAGCCAAGGAAATGCTGCCATGATCTACATGGGCCCATGGGCTGTTTCCATTACTGGAGAGCAGGCTCCATCGGGGTTCGAATACGACCTATTTGACTTCCCAAGCATTGAGGGCGGTGATCCGGACAGCCAGGGCGACATGATGGCAGGTGTCGATGCGCTTTTCGTATCGAGTTCCACAAAACACCCTAAAGAAGTCGGGGAATTCCTTTCTGGGTTCAGCTCACCAGGTATCGCGCGCCAATTTATGATTGAGACCGATAGTATTTCCACCATCAACGGGGTGCTTGAAGATGTTGTCAAATCTGGCAAGGCCAACGCGAAGATTGCCCGCCTCGCAGAGCAACTTGCGAAGGCAAAGCACACATATCAGTGGTGGGATTGGGCGCTTCCGCCGGCTCCGGCGGAGGAAATGCTGAACCTGTCGCAACCACTTGGCGAGCTTAGTGTGACGCCTGAGGAGGCCGCCGCGCGGATCGAGAAAGCCGCTCGTCCTTGA
- a CDS encoding Gfo/Idh/MocA family protein: protein MRPVGIGFIGCGNISSAYLSASKNFPVLDIRAVADIDPAVAKARGDQFGVPAKSVYDLLHNDDIEIVINLTIPKAHVGVGLQAIAAGKHVYSEKPLGITVAEASRLIDLATAKGLRVGCAPDTFLGGAQQTCRKLVDHGAIGQVIAGTAFFMCPGHEEWHPNPAFYYAVGGGPVLDMAPYYITSLVNLLGPINRVTAIASRTRNERTVKSEPLKGTRIPVEIQTHVAGILEFATGAIVTLAMSFDVVSHGHRHIELYGSDGSLSVPDPNTFGGQIEISTGSGKWSPVATEHAYSDANYRILGVADMAHAIRSDHPHRASGELAFHVLEVMEALQHSSDRGMHIMIESRPLRPEAMPISPELGVIGRKPNA from the coding sequence ATGCGACCCGTCGGAATCGGTTTTATCGGCTGTGGCAATATCAGTTCGGCTTACCTTTCTGCGTCGAAAAATTTCCCTGTTCTGGATATACGTGCTGTCGCCGACATCGACCCCGCAGTCGCAAAAGCCCGTGGAGATCAATTCGGCGTTCCGGCCAAAAGCGTTTATGATCTTCTTCACAATGACGATATCGAAATCGTAATTAATCTCACCATACCCAAAGCGCATGTCGGAGTAGGTCTTCAGGCCATCGCTGCTGGAAAGCATGTTTACTCGGAGAAGCCCCTCGGAATCACGGTCGCTGAAGCCTCTCGCCTGATCGATTTGGCGACAGCAAAGGGACTTCGGGTCGGCTGTGCGCCGGACACATTTCTTGGTGGCGCACAGCAAACCTGCCGCAAGCTTGTCGACCATGGCGCTATCGGCCAAGTCATAGCCGGAACGGCATTCTTCATGTGCCCGGGCCACGAGGAATGGCATCCAAACCCCGCCTTTTACTATGCTGTTGGGGGTGGGCCGGTACTCGATATGGCGCCCTACTACATTACGAGCCTGGTCAATCTTTTGGGTCCAATCAATCGAGTCACTGCGATTGCGTCACGGACGCGAAACGAGCGAACAGTAAAAAGTGAACCGCTGAAGGGCACTAGAATTCCGGTGGAGATTCAAACTCATGTTGCGGGGATTCTAGAATTTGCGACGGGGGCCATAGTTACCCTGGCGATGAGTTTTGACGTCGTGTCCCACGGTCATCGGCATATCGAACTATATGGAAGCGATGGCTCACTGAGCGTTCCCGATCCCAATACATTCGGAGGCCAAATAGAAATTTCCACCGGGTCGGGTAAGTGGTCCCCAGTTGCTACCGAACATGCGTATTCGGATGCAAACTATCGAATACTTGGGGTTGCCGACATGGCGCATGCCATTCGATCGGATCACCCCCACCGTGCCAGTGGTGAACTCGCGTTCCACGTTCTTGAGGTGATGGAAGCATTGCAGCATTCGTCTGACCGCGGTATGCACATCATGATTGAAAGCCGACCACTAAGACCGGAAGCGATGCCCATAAGTCCTGAACTTGGAGTAATTGGGAGAAAGCCAAATGCGTGA
- a CDS encoding ThuA domain-containing protein encodes MREVMIVWGGWPGHEPETCARIIKEMLEEEDMKVRLESSTEAFADPAISKLSLIVPIYTQSKIEKKEVDNLSKAVEGGVGLGGYHGGMGDAFREAVDYQFMCGGQWVCHPGDPKNDYNVDYTVNITKPNDPIMKGIKDFPYRSEQYYLHVDPSIEVLATTTFSGQYAPWTKGVVMPVVWKHRHGQGRVFYSSLGHASKEFQVPEMRTILKRGLLWAAR; translated from the coding sequence ATGCGTGAAGTCATGATCGTATGGGGTGGATGGCCTGGTCACGAACCGGAAACATGCGCTCGCATTATCAAAGAGATGCTCGAAGAAGAGGATATGAAGGTACGCCTGGAGTCCTCCACCGAAGCCTTTGCGGATCCGGCAATCTCGAAACTCAGTCTGATAGTACCAATCTATACGCAGTCAAAGATTGAGAAGAAGGAGGTTGATAATCTAAGCAAGGCGGTAGAAGGCGGAGTAGGCCTTGGTGGCTATCACGGCGGGATGGGTGACGCCTTCCGCGAAGCGGTCGACTATCAATTCATGTGCGGAGGACAGTGGGTGTGCCATCCGGGCGATCCAAAAAACGACTACAATGTCGACTATACAGTCAATATTACAAAGCCCAATGATCCGATCATGAAGGGTATAAAGGATTTTCCATATCGGTCCGAACAGTATTATTTGCACGTCGATCCTTCGATCGAGGTACTCGCCACCACGACGTTCTCCGGCCAATACGCACCCTGGACCAAAGGCGTCGTGATGCCAGTGGTGTGGAAGCATCGTCATGGTCAGGGGCGAGTGTTTTACTCTTCCCTGGGTCATGCAAGTAAAGAGTTTCAAGTTCCTGAAATGCGTACGATTTTGAAACGCGGGCTTCTTTGGGCTGCTCGCTGA
- a CDS encoding AraC family transcriptional regulator ligand-binding domain-containing protein, which produces MAYLGIASDTLETALRSMCRYSRIFSEALQADLTLDGSSGTLSSHPSRDHLPNIRQVAEFRHGIISAREIRKLDDLDNYRLIPASAIWVGITLPKN; this is translated from the coding sequence TTGGCCTATCTGGGCATCGCTTCTGACACACTCGAGACGGCGTTGCGCAGTATGTGCCGCTACTCGAGAATATTCTCTGAGGCCCTCCAGGCCGATCTCACGCTTGACGGCAGTTCGGGCACGCTGAGTTCACACCCCAGCAGAGATCACTTGCCGAATATCCGTCAGGTAGCCGAGTTCAGACACGGTATCATCAGCGCGAGGGAGATCAGAAAACTGGACGATCTCGACAATTATAGACTGATCCCCGCCTCGGCGATCTGGGTTGGAATAACCTTGCCGAAGAATTGA
- a CDS encoding YgiQ family radical SAM protein has protein sequence MDTQATSLISPTRHRPHSAKAAPFLPMSRAEMTALGWDACDIVLVTGDAYVDHPSFGMAIIGRLLEAQGFRVGIIAQPDWQSAEPFKALGKPALFFGVTGGNMDSMVNRYTADRRLRHDDAYTPGGEGGRRPDRCSIVYSQRCREAYKDVPIVLGGIEASLRRIAHYDYWSEKVRRSILADAKADLLLYGNAERAVVEVANRLAAGAAPRELDSIRGVALFRRVPDHYTELPADDLDSADEGAARQPGDTVIRLPSYEQVEQDREAYARASRVLHRESNPGNARALVQRHGDRDLWLNPPPIPLTSEEMDAVYDLPYARAPHPSYGDAKIPSWDMIKFSVMIMRGCFGGCTFCSITEHEGRIIQNRSEGSILREIELIRDKTPGFTGVISDIGGPTANMYRMACKDPKIEAACRLPSCVFPDICPNLNTSHDELIRLYRKVREVKGVKKVMVASGLRYDLAVKSPEYVKELVTHHVGGYLKIAPEHTERGPLDKMMKPGIGAYDRFKEMFDAAAKQAGKKYYLIPYFIAAHPGTTDEDMMNLALWLKKNRYRADQVQTFLPSPMATATAMYHTGVNPLRGVRHGASDKVEAVKGLRQRRLHKAFLRYHDPDNWPVLREALKKMGRADLIGSRPDQLVPAHQPPGTGKAAGTPRPMRRTGRTQRFTTKGVPLP, from the coding sequence ATGGACACCCAAGCCACATCATTGATTTCCCCAACTCGCCACCGGCCCCATTCCGCCAAGGCGGCGCCGTTCCTGCCGATGTCTCGCGCCGAGATGACGGCGCTCGGTTGGGACGCCTGCGACATTGTGCTGGTGACGGGCGATGCCTATGTCGATCATCCGAGCTTCGGCATGGCGATCATCGGCAGGCTGCTCGAAGCCCAGGGCTTCAGGGTCGGCATCATCGCGCAACCCGACTGGCAGTCGGCGGAGCCCTTCAAGGCGCTGGGCAAGCCGGCTCTGTTCTTCGGCGTCACCGGCGGCAACATGGACTCGATGGTCAACCGCTACACGGCGGACCGCCGGCTGCGCCATGACGACGCCTATACGCCGGGCGGCGAGGGCGGCCGGCGGCCGGACCGCTGCTCCATCGTCTACTCCCAACGCTGCCGCGAGGCGTACAAAGACGTGCCGATCGTGCTCGGCGGCATCGAGGCGTCGCTGCGCCGCATCGCGCATTACGACTACTGGTCTGAGAAGGTGCGCCGTTCGATCCTGGCTGACGCCAAGGCGGATCTGCTGCTCTACGGCAACGCCGAGCGTGCCGTCGTCGAGGTGGCGAACCGGCTCGCCGCCGGTGCTGCGCCGCGCGAACTCGACTCCATCCGGGGCGTGGCACTTTTCCGCCGCGTGCCGGATCACTACACCGAACTCCCTGCCGACGATCTCGACTCCGCCGATGAGGGTGCCGCCCGCCAACCCGGCGACACCGTGATCCGGTTGCCGTCGTATGAGCAGGTCGAGCAGGACCGCGAGGCCTATGCCCGCGCCTCGCGCGTGCTGCACCGGGAGAGCAATCCCGGCAATGCGCGCGCCCTCGTCCAGCGCCACGGCGACCGCGACCTGTGGCTGAACCCGCCGCCGATCCCGCTGACCTCGGAGGAGATGGACGCCGTCTACGATCTGCCCTATGCGCGAGCACCTCATCCGTCCTACGGTGACGCCAAGATCCCGTCCTGGGACATGATCAAATTTTCGGTGATGATCATGCGCGGCTGTTTCGGCGGCTGTACCTTCTGCTCGATCACCGAGCACGAGGGGCGCATCATCCAGAACCGTTCGGAAGGTTCGATCCTGCGCGAGATCGAGCTGATCCGCGACAAGACGCCGGGTTTCACCGGCGTGATCTCCGACATCGGCGGGCCGACCGCCAACATGTACCGGATGGCGTGCAAGGATCCCAAGATCGAGGCGGCGTGCCGGCTGCCTTCCTGCGTGTTCCCCGACATCTGCCCGAACCTGAACACCTCGCATGACGAATTGATCCGGCTCTATCGCAAGGTTCGCGAGGTGAAGGGCGTCAAGAAGGTGATGGTCGCTTCCGGCCTGCGCTACGACCTCGCGGTGAAGAGTCCCGAATATGTCAAGGAGCTCGTCACCCATCACGTCGGCGGCTATCTGAAGATCGCGCCCGAGCACACCGAGCGAGGCCCCCTGGACAAGATGATGAAGCCGGGGATCGGCGCTTACGACCGCTTCAAGGAAATGTTCGATGCCGCCGCGAAGCAGGCCGGCAAGAAGTATTATCTGATCCCGTATTTCATCGCGGCGCATCCGGGCACGACCGACGAGGACATGATGAACCTCGCGCTCTGGCTCAAGAAGAACCGCTACCGAGCCGATCAGGTGCAGACATTCCTGCCGTCGCCGATGGCGACTGCCACGGCCATGTACCATACCGGAGTCAATCCGCTGCGGGGCGTCAGGCATGGGGCGAGCGACAAGGTCGAGGCGGTCAAAGGGCTTCGGCAGCGCCGGCTGCACAAGGCGTTCCTGCGCTACCACGACCCCGACAACTGGCCGGTTCTGCGCGAGGCCCTGAAAAAGATGGGTCGCGCCGATCTGATCGGTTCGCGCCCCGACCAGCTCGTGCCCGCCCACCAGCCGCCCGGCACCGGCAAGGCCGCCGGCACGCCACGGCCGATGCGGCGCACCGGCAGGACGCAACGCTTCACTACGAAGGGCGTTCCACTCCCATGA